A DNA window from Bos mutus isolate GX-2022 chromosome 11, NWIPB_WYAK_1.1, whole genome shotgun sequence contains the following coding sequences:
- the MRPL41 gene encoding large ribosomal subunit protein mL41 — protein MGLLSGAARALVRGADRMSKWTSKRGPRTFHKSRGAKGVGFHGRGGKFVLVKEMVPELVVPDLAGFKLKPYVNYRAPEGTDVPLTAKQLFLETAAPAIEKDFKAGTFDPEHLERYGFEPTQEGKLFQLYPKNFPR, from the coding sequence ATGGGCCTCCTGAGCGGGGCGGCTCGCGCCCTGGTGCGGGGCGCCGACCGTATGAGCAAGTGGACCAGCAAGCGGGGCCCGCGCACCTTCCACAAGAGCCGCGGTGCCAAGGGCGTCGGCTTCCACGGTCGCGGCGGCAAGTTCGTGCTGGTCAAGGAAATGGTCCCGGAGCTGGTGGTGCCCGACCTGGCCGGCTTCAAGCTCAAGCCCTACGTGAACTACCGCGCCCCGGAGGGCACAGACGTTCCCCTGACGGCCAAGCAGCTCTTTCTGGAGACGGCGGCGCCGGCTATCGAGAAGGACTTTAAGGCCGGGACTTTCGACCCCGAGCACCTGGAACGGTACGGGTTTGAGCCCACGCAGGAAGGCAAGCTCTTCCAGCTGTATCCCAAGAACTTCCCGCGCTAG